A single region of the Brassica rapa cultivar Chiifu-401-42 chromosome A03, CAAS_Brap_v3.01, whole genome shotgun sequence genome encodes:
- the LOC108871178 gene encoding VQ motif-containing protein 22-like, translating to MNSRPSQETGRKRSGASRNTPAIVITTDLANYRAVVQQYTVSPSAIAFGSDPSAGSSQQVPPADGGGGGGSAPSSKEGTSSNTSSSKLP from the coding sequence GAGTCAAGAAACAGGCCGTAAAAGATCAGGAGCCTCACGTAATACACCAGCGATAGTAATCACCACCGATCTAGCCAATTACCGCGCCGTGGTTCAGCAGTACACGGTATCTCCATCCGCTATAGCTTTCGGGTCGGATCCATCCGCCGGATCTTCCCAACAAGTTCCTCCGGCGgatggtggaggaggaggaggttcgGCTCCGTCGTCTAAGGAGGGGACTAGTAGTAATACGTCTTCTTCGAAGCTACCATGA